A region from the Metopolophium dirhodum isolate CAU chromosome 9, ASM1992520v1, whole genome shotgun sequence genome encodes:
- the LOC132952758 gene encoding ras association domain-containing protein 8 isoform X1 — translation MELKVWVEGIQRVVCGVTESTTCQDVVYALAHATGKTGRFTLIERWRNNERLLAPQDHPVTVLMKWGEYANDVQFILQRSGNVSSNSTTNNPKYNEADSVPYFAQERNKDTRKSLIFNSNRVPDNVGVVRGIPQQRPNVLPTIPGSGAAPLTVVSSTPSGVPLSTSPTNTSSHLNKDQNSTSTNGPLQNSTSPNKKPDNLSYRPPVTRALPPYREPPPPSVSPARISPTTVGSDRLKQTIFKEYQNENNSNSTNVMYNPQYKDLVRLINYQRDKLSMQQAELTKYDAEIMYWEGKTREQQHQMDFMTQEAARIEATGRHTEEQLRLLGQVEEENDIARQQEKTLKSEMTLLRSKLANCETELLVCKNKIRLLMEEVELEQKMLSRDLEEKRRAERGILKEVDRLQSEVERAKQETEMAAQVGDSLRKEVAILETTITEKKRQVDKLVADMKEANLQSLAISPPDELKFILEGAQRPGSTRKMIGSPRQLENAAPTSKNPHGVWV, via the exons ATGGAACTTAAAGTTTGGGTTGAAGGAATTCAACGGGTTGTGTGTGGTGTTACTGAATCAACAACTTGTCAA GATGTTGTGTATGCATTAGCTCATGCTACCGGAAAGACTGGCCGATTTACTCTGATTGAACGATGGCGTAATAATGAACGTCTACTTGCACCTCAAGACCATCCAGTAACT GTGCTTATGAAATGGGGAGAATATGCCAATGATGTGCAGTTTATATTACAACGTTCGGGCAATGTCTCTTCAAATAGTACAACCAACAATCCAAAATATAATGAGGCTGATAGTGTTCCTTACTTTGCTCAGGAAAGGAATAAAGATACTCggaaatcattaatatttaata gtaaTCGCGTACCCGATAATGTAGGTGTAGTACGTGGAATTCCTCAACAGAGACCCAATGTTCTTCCTACCATACCTGGAAGTGGTGCAGCACCGTTAACAGTAGTTTCATCAACTCCGTCTGGTGTTCCTTTATCAACTTCACCAACAAATACTTCTAGTCATTTAaacaaa gATCAGAACTCAACATCAACAAATGGACCATTGCAAAACTCTACAAGTCCAAACAAAAAGCCTGATAACCTTAGTTATCGGCCTCCTGTTACTAGGGCACTACCACCATATCGAGAACCTCCTCCACCTTCTGTCAGCCCAGCAAGAATATCTCCCACAACTGTGGGTAGTGATCGTTTAAAACAGACAATTTTCAAG GAATATCAGAATGAAAATAATAGCAATAGCACTAATGTCATGTATAACCCTCAGTATAAAGATCTCGTAAGGCTTATAAATTATCAGAGAGATAAGTTATCCATGCAACAGGCAGAACTAACAAAGTATGACGCAGAAATAATGTATTGGGAAGGTAAAACTAGAGAGCAACAACATCAAATGGATTTTATGACTCAGGAAGCGGCTAGAATTGAAGCCACTGGTAGACATACAGAAGAACAG TTGAGACTTTTAGGCCAAGTAGAAGAAGAAAATGATATTGCACGTCAGCaagaaaaaacattaaaatcagaaATGACATTATTACGATCTAAATTGGCTAACTGTGAAACTGAGTTACTTGTGTGCAAGAACAAAATACGTCTTTTAATGGAAGAAGTGGAACTGgaacaaaaaatgttatcaagagATCTAGAAGAGAAACGTAGAGCAGAAAGGGGTATTTTGAAAGAAGTTGACCGGTTACAAAGTGAAGTAGAAAGAGCCAAGCAAGAAACCGAAATGGCAGCACAAGTTGGAGATAGTCTACGAAAAGag gtTGCTATATTAGAAACAactataactgaaaaaaaaaggcAAGTCGATAAACTGGTAGCTGACATGAAAGAAGCAAATTTACAATCTTTAGCTATTTCACCACCAGATGAATTGAAATTTATTCTTGAAG gaGCTCAAAGGCCTGGAAGTACTCGTAAAATGATTGGATCACCTAGACAACTTGAAAATGCTGCTCCTACTAGTAAGAACCCTCATGGTGTTTGGGTATAA
- the LOC132952758 gene encoding ras association domain-containing protein 8 isoform X2: protein MELKVWVEGIQRVVCGVTESTTCQDVVYALAHATGKTGRFTLIERWRNNERLLAPQDHPVTVLMKWGEYANDVQFILQRSGNVSSNSTTNNPKYNEADSVPYFAQERNKDTRKSLIFNSVVRGIPQQRPNVLPTIPGSGAAPLTVVSSTPSGVPLSTSPTNTSSHLNKDQNSTSTNGPLQNSTSPNKKPDNLSYRPPVTRALPPYREPPPPSVSPARISPTTVGSDRLKQTIFKEYQNENNSNSTNVMYNPQYKDLVRLINYQRDKLSMQQAELTKYDAEIMYWEGKTREQQHQMDFMTQEAARIEATGRHTEEQLRLLGQVEEENDIARQQEKTLKSEMTLLRSKLANCETELLVCKNKIRLLMEEVELEQKMLSRDLEEKRRAERGILKEVDRLQSEVERAKQETEMAAQVGDSLRKEVAILETTITEKKRQVDKLVADMKEANLQSLAISPPDELKFILEGAQRPGSTRKMIGSPRQLENAAPTSKNPHGVWV, encoded by the exons ATGGAACTTAAAGTTTGGGTTGAAGGAATTCAACGGGTTGTGTGTGGTGTTACTGAATCAACAACTTGTCAA GATGTTGTGTATGCATTAGCTCATGCTACCGGAAAGACTGGCCGATTTACTCTGATTGAACGATGGCGTAATAATGAACGTCTACTTGCACCTCAAGACCATCCAGTAACT GTGCTTATGAAATGGGGAGAATATGCCAATGATGTGCAGTTTATATTACAACGTTCGGGCAATGTCTCTTCAAATAGTACAACCAACAATCCAAAATATAATGAGGCTGATAGTGTTCCTTACTTTGCTCAGGAAAGGAATAAAGATACTCggaaatcattaatatttaata GTGTAGTACGTGGAATTCCTCAACAGAGACCCAATGTTCTTCCTACCATACCTGGAAGTGGTGCAGCACCGTTAACAGTAGTTTCATCAACTCCGTCTGGTGTTCCTTTATCAACTTCACCAACAAATACTTCTAGTCATTTAaacaaa gATCAGAACTCAACATCAACAAATGGACCATTGCAAAACTCTACAAGTCCAAACAAAAAGCCTGATAACCTTAGTTATCGGCCTCCTGTTACTAGGGCACTACCACCATATCGAGAACCTCCTCCACCTTCTGTCAGCCCAGCAAGAATATCTCCCACAACTGTGGGTAGTGATCGTTTAAAACAGACAATTTTCAAG GAATATCAGAATGAAAATAATAGCAATAGCACTAATGTCATGTATAACCCTCAGTATAAAGATCTCGTAAGGCTTATAAATTATCAGAGAGATAAGTTATCCATGCAACAGGCAGAACTAACAAAGTATGACGCAGAAATAATGTATTGGGAAGGTAAAACTAGAGAGCAACAACATCAAATGGATTTTATGACTCAGGAAGCGGCTAGAATTGAAGCCACTGGTAGACATACAGAAGAACAG TTGAGACTTTTAGGCCAAGTAGAAGAAGAAAATGATATTGCACGTCAGCaagaaaaaacattaaaatcagaaATGACATTATTACGATCTAAATTGGCTAACTGTGAAACTGAGTTACTTGTGTGCAAGAACAAAATACGTCTTTTAATGGAAGAAGTGGAACTGgaacaaaaaatgttatcaagagATCTAGAAGAGAAACGTAGAGCAGAAAGGGGTATTTTGAAAGAAGTTGACCGGTTACAAAGTGAAGTAGAAAGAGCCAAGCAAGAAACCGAAATGGCAGCACAAGTTGGAGATAGTCTACGAAAAGag gtTGCTATATTAGAAACAactataactgaaaaaaaaaggcAAGTCGATAAACTGGTAGCTGACATGAAAGAAGCAAATTTACAATCTTTAGCTATTTCACCACCAGATGAATTGAAATTTATTCTTGAAG gaGCTCAAAGGCCTGGAAGTACTCGTAAAATGATTGGATCACCTAGACAACTTGAAAATGCTGCTCCTACTAGTAAGAACCCTCATGGTGTTTGGGTATAA
- the LOC132952669 gene encoding peroxisomal biogenesis factor 3 has product MMYDSVKKFVSRHKRKLIISGALFCSTAYVVYTIKKKLAEKKDKESREYLERSRRQQHYEATENTSNRMITEFVKQLHVKYFAKNLRIENIIDKLKKQNDLALWEEMRICVFTRACLLVYAETMLVITLKIQLNLLGGLVYKSLSQDSPPICSKTQEDYLLHFSYFIEDGIQRLEEYLHSKVIKYVQQVPIQEQYNLQELEKLFFLIQTEIASDTDSPFRCIDSYMLHQMPQVREALLQDMVNETRELLKNEEIISVARYCTSHSFNKLMDAITVNTPNRSVNLPTTVKMPFAKWLPIVDRSTKVTESGDCSLKQNVHLDGKVKVLSANVYEAFCSA; this is encoded by the coding sequence ATGATGTATGATTCTGTAAAGAAATTTGTTTCACGACACAAACGTAAACTAATAATAAGCGGCGCATTATTTTGTAGTACTGCGTATGTAGTTTACactataaaaaagaaattggcagaaaaaaaagataaagaaAGTCGAGAATATCTGGAACGAAGTAGACGTCAACAGCACTATGAAGCAACAGAAAACACTTCAAACCGCATGATAACTGAGTTTGTAAAACAACTCcatgttaaatattttgcaaaaaatttacgcattgaaaatattatagataaattgaAGAAGCAAAATGATTTGGCACTTTGGGAAGAAATGAGAATATGTGTTTTTACCAGAGCATGCTTACTTGTTTATGCTGAAACTATGTtggtaataacattaaaaattcaaCTCAATCTCCTGGGAGGTCTTGTATACAAAAGTCTGTCACAAGATTCACCTCCAATTTGTTCAAAAACTCAAGAAGattatttgttacattttagttatttcatcGAAGACGGTATTCAACGTTTAGAAGAATATTTACATAGTAAAGTTATTAAGTATGTACAGCAAGTTCCTATCCAAgaacaatacaatttacaggaattagaaaaactatttttccTTATTCAAACTGAAATTGCAAGTGACACAGATAGTCCTTTTCGATGTATTGATTCATACATGTTACACCAAATGCCACAAGTGCGAGAAGCACTACTACAAGACATGGTAAATGAAACACGAgaactattaaaaaatgaagaGATAATTTCAGTAGCTCGTTACTGTACATCTCATAGTTTTAATAAGTTAATGGATGCTATTACTGTCAATACGCCTAATCGGTCAGTAAATTTACCTACTACTGTCAAAATGCCATTTGCCAAGTGGTTACCAATTGTTGACAGATCGACTAAAGTTACGGAAAGCGGAGACTGCAGtctaaaacaaaatgttcacTTGGATGGAAAAGTTAAAGTGCTTAGTGCAAATGTGTATGAGGCATTTTGTTCtgcttaa